A window from Agrobacterium tumefaciens encodes these proteins:
- a CDS encoding ABC transporter ATP-binding protein/permease encodes MNDDDARPKPVVGADETGTQTASAKGAPDTDDPPPPEEMEPASDLTPEQAEEVRRKYLLKRFWISARGFWSRRGDALAWPFTLGLLVMIGINVGFQYGINIWNRGIFDAIEKRDASTVYFLASIFPALVLGSVVIVTSQVYVRMRIQRRWRSWLTKGLVGRWIANGRYYQLNLIDGDHQNPEARLSEDMRIATEAPVDFVSGVIAAFVSASTFIVVLWTIGGALTLSIGGVWVTIPGFLVVAAVIYASITSTAIAFIARNFVKVSEVKNQVEAEFRYTLTRVRENGESIALLGGEEEERSDLDKRFGNVRRQWRLMAQQYMRTTVVSNGSMLIAPVVPLLLCAPKFLDGSMSLGEVMQAASAFTIVQSAFGWLVDNYPRLADWNACARRAASLMMSLDGLERAEKSDTLGRIVRGETEGETMLSLKDVSVSLGDGTAVVKETDVEIGSGERVLVAGESGSGKSTLVRAISGLWPWGGGSVNFRAGSRLFMLPQRPYIPAGTLRRAVCYPQPAETWTSEEIGAALDKVGLGQLKDKIEDEAPWDQTLSGGEKQRLTFARLLLNAPDIIVMDEATAALDEKSQDKMMQTVIDELPDATIISVAHRAELEAFHSRKITLERRDGGAKLVSDIELIPRKAKAGSMLRRMVKRK; translated from the coding sequence ATGAATGACGATGACGCAAGACCGAAACCGGTCGTTGGTGCCGACGAGACTGGTACCCAAACCGCATCCGCAAAGGGTGCTCCTGACACCGATGATCCGCCTCCGCCGGAGGAGATGGAACCTGCTTCGGACTTGACCCCGGAGCAGGCGGAGGAGGTTCGCAGGAAATATCTGCTGAAACGCTTCTGGATCAGCGCCCGAGGTTTCTGGAGCCGGCGCGGCGATGCGCTCGCATGGCCGTTCACGCTCGGACTATTGGTGATGATCGGTATAAATGTCGGCTTCCAGTATGGCATCAACATCTGGAATCGCGGGATTTTTGACGCCATCGAAAAACGGGACGCATCGACGGTTTATTTCCTCGCATCCATATTCCCCGCGCTGGTCCTCGGTAGCGTCGTCATCGTCACCTCACAGGTCTATGTGAGGATGCGTATCCAACGGCGCTGGCGTTCCTGGCTCACGAAGGGGCTCGTTGGCAGGTGGATCGCAAATGGCCGTTACTATCAGCTGAACCTGATCGACGGTGACCACCAGAATCCCGAAGCAAGGCTCTCGGAGGATATGCGGATAGCGACGGAGGCGCCGGTGGACTTTGTTTCCGGTGTCATCGCAGCCTTTGTCTCTGCCTCCACCTTTATCGTTGTCTTGTGGACGATTGGCGGCGCCCTGACGCTGTCGATCGGCGGTGTCTGGGTCACGATCCCGGGTTTTCTGGTCGTCGCAGCCGTTATCTATGCGTCCATCACATCCACCGCCATAGCCTTCATTGCCCGCAACTTCGTCAAGGTTTCCGAAGTCAAAAACCAGGTTGAGGCTGAATTCCGCTACACGCTCACGCGCGTCAGGGAAAATGGTGAGAGCATCGCCCTGCTAGGCGGCGAGGAGGAAGAACGAAGCGATCTCGACAAGAGGTTCGGCAATGTCCGGCGGCAGTGGCGTCTCATGGCGCAGCAATATATGCGCACAACGGTCGTCTCGAATGGATCGATGCTGATTGCACCCGTCGTGCCGCTTCTTCTGTGTGCCCCGAAGTTTCTCGATGGAAGCATGTCGCTCGGCGAAGTCATGCAGGCCGCTTCCGCTTTCACGATCGTCCAGTCCGCGTTTGGCTGGCTGGTCGACAATTATCCGCGTCTTGCGGACTGGAATGCGTGCGCCCGACGTGCTGCATCGCTGATGATGTCGCTCGATGGTCTCGAACGGGCTGAAAAGAGCGATACGCTCGGCCGTATAGTGCGCGGCGAAACGGAAGGGGAGACGATGCTCAGCCTCAAGGATGTTTCCGTTTCCCTGGGTGACGGCACGGCCGTCGTCAAGGAGACGGACGTTGAAATCGGCTCCGGTGAGAGAGTGCTGGTCGCAGGGGAGTCCGGATCTGGCAAGAGCACGCTGGTGCGAGCCATTTCAGGCCTCTGGCCCTGGGGTGGAGGAAGCGTCAATTTCCGCGCCGGCAGCCGGCTGTTCATGCTGCCGCAAAGGCCTTATATCCCCGCCGGCACGCTTCGTCGCGCTGTCTGTTATCCGCAGCCAGCCGAAACTTGGACATCGGAAGAGATCGGCGCTGCGCTCGACAAGGTTGGTCTCGGCCAACTCAAGGACAAGATCGAGGACGAGGCGCCCTGGGACCAGACGTTGTCCGGCGGCGAAAAACAACGGCTGACTTTTGCACGCCTGTTGCTGAATGCTCCTGATATCATCGTCATGGACGAGGCGACGGCAGCGCTGGACGAGAAAAGCCAGGACAAGATGATGCAGACGGTGATCGATGAACTGCCCGATGCCACGATCATAAGCGTTGCGCACCGTGCTGAACTGGAAGCATTTCACAGCCGGAAGATCACGCTGGAACGCCGCGATGGCGGCGCAAAGCTTGTCAGCGATATTGAACTCATTCCGCGAAAGGCCAAAGCGGGGTCCATGCTTCGCAGAATGGTCAAGCGCAAGTGA
- a CDS encoding isoaspartyl peptidase/L-asparaginase family protein has protein sequence MTKIALAIHGGCGVMPEDSMTSEEWAAARDDLAAALRAGYGVLKAGGTAIEAVEAAVVVMEDSPHFNAGHGAALNENGIHELDASIMDGATLAAGAISASRAIRNPVKAARALMADERAVYLTGEAADRFAEEKGLATEPQSYFTTQKRLEALAAMKRHAATGTEATENEKHGTVGAVALDAAGHLAAATSTGGYTNKPDGRVGDSPVIGAGTYARDGACAVSGTGKGEFFIRYVVGHEIASRVAYLGQDLETAAGNLVHKDLAPHDIGAGLVAIDAEGGIAAPYNTPGMFRGWVTASGEAFVATHDVAYKIML, from the coding sequence ATGACGAAGATCGCACTGGCCATTCACGGTGGTTGTGGCGTGATGCCGGAAGACAGCATGACTTCAGAGGAATGGGCGGCCGCACGCGACGATCTGGCAGCGGCGTTGCGGGCCGGATATGGAGTGCTGAAAGCGGGCGGGACAGCGATTGAAGCGGTCGAGGCAGCGGTCGTCGTCATGGAGGACAGCCCGCATTTCAACGCCGGGCATGGTGCCGCACTCAACGAAAACGGCATTCACGAACTCGATGCCTCAATCATGGATGGGGCCACGCTGGCGGCAGGCGCAATCAGTGCATCCCGCGCCATTCGCAATCCGGTGAAGGCGGCCCGCGCGCTGATGGCGGATGAACGTGCCGTCTATCTGACGGGAGAGGCCGCGGATCGCTTTGCCGAGGAAAAGGGTCTGGCCACAGAACCCCAATCCTATTTCACCACGCAAAAACGCCTTGAGGCGTTGGCGGCCATGAAGCGCCATGCAGCCACGGGTACGGAAGCGACGGAAAACGAAAAGCATGGAACCGTGGGTGCGGTTGCACTCGATGCGGCAGGGCATCTTGCCGCAGCCACCTCGACCGGCGGCTACACCAACAAGCCGGACGGCCGCGTGGGTGACAGCCCGGTGATCGGCGCCGGCACCTATGCGCGTGATGGCGCCTGCGCGGTCTCCGGCACCGGCAAGGGCGAATTTTTCATCCGTTATGTCGTCGGCCACGAGATCGCGTCCCGCGTCGCTTATCTCGGGCAGGATCTGGAGACCGCTGCCGGAAATCTCGTGCATAAGGATCTGGCTCCCCATGATATCGGTGCCGGGCTTGTGGCGATTGATGCCGAAGGCGGCATTGCCGCTCCGTACAATACACCGGGCATGTTCCGCGGCTGGGTGACGGCGTCTGGAGAGGCGTTTGTGGCCACTCACGACGTAGCATATAAGATTATGCTCTAG
- a CDS encoding hydantoinase/oxoprolinase N-terminal domain-containing protein produces the protein MKRIGIDVGGTNTDAVLIDGDTIVASIKVPTTQDVLSGVKAALAHVSGHVGAADRPIDAVMIGTTHFTNAVVERARLERIAAIRIALPTGSSLPPMCDWPKDLYDAVDPLIFMVHGGHEYDGSPLVPMIPDEIREAAMKIRDAGITSIAISATFSPLTTACEVRAAEIVRSVIPDARITLSHTLGRIGLLERENVALLNAALQTLGKTTVQAFSDALREAGVKAPFYLTQNDGTVALANVAAANPVHSFASGPTNSMRGAAFLTGLTDAMVVDVGGTTSDIGCLVGGFPREANNIVHIGGVRTLFRMPDLLPIALGGGTIVDPETGKIGPRSVGYRILTEARVFGGETLTTSDIAVAAGLIEMGDRDRVKGLDPSFVRATLQRIRDMVADSFDQMKTSAEDVPLVAVGGGAFLIPETVPGASEVLRVENAGVANALGAAMAQVSGEVDQVFSGLSRDEALAKAETEAQNAAVASGAERASLKTLEVEDIPIAYLPGGARRVRVRVIGDIAFH, from the coding sequence ATGAAACGCATCGGTATTGACGTTGGCGGCACCAATACGGATGCCGTTTTGATCGATGGAGACACCATTGTCGCCTCCATCAAGGTTCCGACCACGCAGGATGTTCTGTCGGGCGTAAAGGCCGCGCTCGCGCATGTGTCTGGCCATGTCGGCGCGGCGGACCGACCGATCGATGCGGTGATGATCGGCACCACCCATTTCACCAATGCGGTGGTGGAGCGCGCCCGGCTGGAACGGATTGCCGCCATCCGCATCGCTCTGCCGACCGGTTCTTCGCTGCCGCCCATGTGCGACTGGCCAAAAGATTTATACGATGCTGTCGATCCGTTGATCTTCATGGTCCATGGTGGCCATGAATATGACGGCAGCCCGTTGGTGCCGATGATCCCCGATGAAATTCGGGAGGCCGCGATGAAAATCCGCGATGCGGGCATCACCTCCATCGCTATTTCGGCAACCTTCTCGCCGCTGACAACCGCATGCGAAGTGCGGGCAGCGGAAATCGTTCGCTCGGTCATCCCCGACGCGCGTATCACGCTCTCCCATACGCTTGGCCGCATCGGGCTTCTGGAGCGGGAAAATGTCGCCCTGCTGAACGCGGCACTCCAAACACTTGGCAAGACAACCGTCCAGGCATTTTCGGATGCGTTGCGCGAAGCCGGTGTGAAGGCCCCGTTCTATCTGACCCAGAATGACGGCACCGTGGCGCTCGCGAATGTCGCCGCTGCCAACCCGGTGCACAGCTTCGCTTCAGGCCCAACGAACTCGATGCGTGGTGCAGCCTTCCTCACCGGGCTAACCGATGCCATGGTGGTGGATGTCGGCGGCACTACCTCCGATATCGGCTGCCTTGTTGGTGGTTTTCCGCGGGAGGCGAACAATATCGTTCATATCGGCGGTGTGCGGACTTTGTTCCGTATGCCCGATCTTCTGCCGATTGCGCTGGGGGGCGGCACCATCGTTGACCCTGAGACGGGCAAGATCGGCCCGCGCTCGGTCGGTTATCGCATCCTCACGGAAGCCCGTGTTTTCGGCGGTGAGACGCTGACAACGTCGGATATCGCCGTTGCCGCAGGTCTGATCGAGATGGGTGACCGCGATCGTGTGAAAGGTCTCGATCCGTCTTTCGTGCGGGCCACGCTTCAACGTATCCGCGACATGGTGGCCGACAGTTTCGATCAGATGAAAACGTCTGCCGAAGACGTGCCGCTGGTTGCCGTGGGCGGCGGGGCGTTCCTGATTCCCGAGACGGTTCCGGGTGCGTCGGAAGTGCTGCGTGTGGAAAATGCCGGCGTCGCAAATGCACTCGGTGCGGCGATGGCGCAGGTTTCCGGCGAGGTCGATCAGGTGTTTTCCGGACTGAGCCGCGATGAGGCACTTGCGAAAGCCGAGACCGAGGCGCAGAACGCGGCGGTTGCTTCAGGCGCGGAGCGGGCGAGCCTCAAGACGCTTGAGGTGGAGGATATTCCGATCGCCTATCTGCCTGGCGGTGCGCGGCGTGTTCGCGTGCGGGTCATCGGCGATATCGCCTTTCATTGA
- a CDS encoding DUF917 domain-containing protein — protein MIEEFSEDDIEPLATGAWILGTGGGGNPYISTLNLRRLYAEGRRVKVMDPMALADDDMVAVVSKMGAPLVGQERLGDPVHLARAVEVMEDYLGKPFRAIMSVEIGGSNALSSFLAAAVLDRPVVNADAMGRAYPEAQMTSFAIGNLPMFPLSLVDVRDNEVIVTRAASWKWMERISRKVCTEVGSTAATCKAPRTGKEVKEWGIHYTVTKATELGRAVMEARARHDDPVQAVLGHEGGKQLFRGKVVDVARETTGGFLRGSTTIEGIDADRGSRMELAFQNEWAVAFRDGQPVGMTPDLLCLLDTVSGGAIGTESVRYGQRVTVVALPAPELLTTPAGIAAVGPRAFGYDIDFRSVFP, from the coding sequence ATGATCGAGGAATTTTCCGAAGACGATATCGAACCTCTGGCCACCGGTGCCTGGATTCTGGGAACGGGTGGCGGCGGCAACCCCTATATCTCGACGCTCAATCTGCGGCGTCTCTATGCCGAGGGCAGACGGGTGAAGGTCATGGATCCCATGGCGCTTGCCGATGACGACATGGTGGCCGTCGTCTCCAAGATGGGTGCGCCGCTTGTCGGTCAGGAGCGGCTGGGAGACCCCGTGCATCTCGCCCGCGCTGTTGAGGTCATGGAGGATTATCTCGGCAAGCCGTTCCGGGCGATCATGAGCGTGGAGATCGGCGGCTCCAATGCGCTGTCGTCTTTCCTCGCCGCCGCCGTGCTCGACCGGCCGGTCGTTAACGCAGACGCCATGGGACGGGCCTATCCGGAAGCGCAGATGACGTCCTTCGCCATCGGCAACCTGCCGATGTTTCCGCTGTCGCTGGTCGATGTGCGCGACAATGAGGTAATCGTGACGCGCGCCGCTTCATGGAAATGGATGGAGCGCATTTCGCGCAAGGTCTGCACCGAGGTCGGTTCCACCGCCGCCACGTGCAAGGCCCCGCGCACCGGCAAGGAAGTGAAGGAGTGGGGCATTCATTACACCGTCACCAAGGCGACCGAACTCGGGCGCGCGGTGATGGAGGCGCGTGCGCGCCATGACGATCCGGTTCAGGCGGTTCTCGGCCACGAGGGCGGCAAGCAGCTGTTCCGCGGCAAGGTGGTGGATGTAGCTCGCGAGACCACGGGTGGTTTCCTGCGCGGCAGCACGACCATTGAAGGTATCGATGCCGACCGTGGTTCGCGCATGGAACTCGCATTCCAGAACGAATGGGCGGTCGCCTTCCGAGATGGCCAGCCAGTCGGCATGACGCCTGACCTGCTCTGCCTTCTCGACACGGTTTCCGGCGGCGCCATCGGCACGGAATCCGTGCGTTACGGCCAGCGTGTCACGGTTGTCGCCCTGCCCGCGCCGGAACTTTTGACGACGCCTGCCGGCATCGCCGCCGTCGGCCCGCGCGCCTTCGGTTATGACATTGACTTCAGATCGGTATTCCCATGA
- a CDS encoding ABC transporter substrate-binding protein → MKMPVLSSRLAALALGTALALPVLSSAALAEDKVSVAVNTMQIFSSLDPAKVTDYTGYMAIVNMYDGLTTVNAKGEIVPHLAKSWEISDDGLIYTFHLRDDAKFQDGTAVKAADLAWSIQRLLGINKGPSNLIVGVLKPENVTAPDDATLVMKIERQFSPFMAATPLMMAMNKTLIEANAKPEDKWGEAYVGEHSAGSGPYKLVSYNRSADMVIARNADYFLGWTKGKPIDEVRFVQTSDDATVKALAEKGELGLSSHGLGNDTYESIGRMKGYKLIQTRTAGGFVIKLNTKVYPTDDVHVRRAIAYATDYKTIQEVIYPGFDMKGPLSDAFKDAHNGDIQPGVYDLEKAKEELAKSKYAGQKITLVNSYVASLAFEAEVALLLQSSLEQIGITLDIKPEPWNRIVELSSKPETTPASTQVNISPTYPSPDSMFYNQYHSKASGTWMSMEWLQNAEIDGLIDKVRATTDVNEQNATYKELQTKIVDLQPDVWAVAPNRRYAANKCLQGYEFIPMQSWDLNFSNFHWDCKAE, encoded by the coding sequence ATGAAAATGCCTGTACTTTCTTCCCGTCTCGCCGCACTGGCGCTCGGCACGGCGCTCGCGTTGCCGGTCCTTTCTTCTGCGGCCCTTGCGGAAGACAAGGTGTCGGTCGCGGTCAACACCATGCAGATATTCAGCTCGCTCGACCCGGCGAAAGTGACTGACTACACCGGCTACATGGCCATCGTGAATATGTATGACGGTCTGACCACGGTGAACGCCAAGGGTGAAATTGTGCCACATCTGGCGAAATCCTGGGAGATTTCCGACGACGGCCTGATCTACACCTTCCACCTGCGCGACGATGCGAAATTCCAGGACGGCACGGCGGTGAAGGCTGCCGATCTTGCCTGGTCGATCCAGCGCCTGCTCGGCATCAACAAGGGCCCGTCGAACCTCATCGTTGGCGTGCTCAAGCCCGAAAACGTCACTGCCCCTGACGATGCGACGCTGGTGATGAAGATCGAGCGCCAGTTCTCGCCCTTCATGGCGGCAACGCCGCTGATGATGGCGATGAACAAGACGCTGATCGAAGCCAATGCCAAGCCCGAGGACAAATGGGGCGAGGCTTATGTCGGTGAACATTCCGCCGGTTCCGGCCCCTACAAGCTCGTCAGCTACAATCGTTCCGCCGATATGGTCATTGCCCGCAATGCCGATTATTTCCTCGGCTGGACCAAGGGCAAGCCGATTGACGAAGTGCGCTTCGTGCAGACCAGCGACGACGCCACCGTCAAGGCGTTGGCGGAAAAGGGTGAACTCGGCCTTTCCTCGCACGGTCTTGGCAACGACACCTATGAATCCATCGGCCGGATGAAGGGTTACAAGCTGATCCAGACCCGTACCGCCGGCGGTTTCGTCATCAAGCTCAACACCAAGGTCTATCCGACCGACGACGTCCACGTCCGCCGCGCCATCGCCTATGCGACCGACTACAAGACGATCCAGGAAGTGATCTATCCGGGCTTCGATATGAAGGGCCCGCTCTCTGACGCGTTCAAGGATGCGCATAACGGCGATATCCAGCCGGGCGTCTACGATCTGGAAAAGGCCAAGGAAGAACTGGCGAAGTCGAAATATGCCGGCCAGAAGATCACGCTGGTCAACAGCTATGTCGCGTCGCTCGCCTTCGAGGCGGAAGTGGCGTTGCTTCTGCAATCGAGCCTCGAGCAGATCGGCATCACGCTCGATATCAAGCCGGAGCCTTGGAACCGTATCGTCGAGCTTTCTTCCAAGCCCGAAACGACGCCTGCATCGACGCAGGTGAACATCTCGCCGACCTATCCGTCGCCGGATTCGATGTTCTACAACCAGTATCATTCCAAGGCGTCCGGTACCTGGATGTCGATGGAATGGTTGCAGAATGCGGAGATCGACGGGCTGATCGACAAGGTCCGCGCCACAACCGATGTCAACGAGCAGAACGCCACCTACAAGGAGCTGCAGACGAAGATCGTTGACCTTCAGCCTGACGTCTGGGCGGTTGCGCCGAACCGCCGTTATGCGGCGAACAAGTGCCTTCAGGGTTACGAGTTCATTCCCATGCAGAGCTGGGACCTGAACTTCTCCAACTTCCATTGGGACTGCAAGGCGGAGTGA
- a CDS encoding DUF917 domain-containing protein encodes MAETRKLKYDDAALRTLTREDLDALEIGAGILGTGGGGNPYLGKLLALEAMKAGYEMKILATDAIEPDALCMSIGGIGAPVVGVERIREGREGLRCLRAMEELIRTPVDAIVCEEIGGSNSMNPLVTAALGGLPILDCDGMGRAFPEMQMTTFSIYGHSSTPSVMCDLHGNAVIFSHAVSEVWHERMARACVVSQGGGAMLATAPMQAHYVHQYGIPKTYTKAIAIGEAVIRARKQQEDPIAAVCALEGGRRIFNGKITDLKRHLRGGFAVGDLTLSGFDDCAGQTAGVAIQNEFLLFSRDGKVEVTVPDLIVLLDVDTGYPITTEVLRYGQRVAVIAIPCHDLLRSARALEVVGPAAFGYPDIPFSPLPVPVSKAA; translated from the coding sequence ATGGCTGAGACACGCAAGCTGAAATATGACGACGCGGCATTGCGGACGCTGACCCGTGAAGATCTCGACGCGCTGGAAATCGGCGCAGGCATTCTCGGCACGGGCGGCGGCGGCAACCCCTATCTCGGCAAGCTTCTGGCGCTGGAGGCCATGAAGGCCGGTTATGAGATGAAGATCCTCGCAACCGATGCCATCGAGCCGGATGCGCTCTGCATGTCCATCGGTGGCATCGGCGCACCCGTCGTCGGCGTCGAGCGCATTCGCGAAGGCCGCGAAGGCCTGCGCTGCCTGCGCGCGATGGAAGAGCTGATCCGCACACCCGTTGACGCCATCGTCTGCGAGGAAATCGGCGGTTCCAATTCCATGAACCCGCTGGTGACGGCGGCGCTCGGTGGCCTGCCGATCCTCGATTGCGACGGCATGGGCCGGGCATTTCCGGAAATGCAGATGACCACATTCTCCATCTACGGCCATAGTTCCACGCCATCGGTGATGTGCGATCTGCACGGCAATGCCGTCATTTTCAGCCATGCCGTTTCCGAGGTCTGGCACGAGCGCATGGCACGCGCCTGCGTCGTCTCGCAGGGCGGTGGCGCGATGCTGGCGACCGCGCCGATGCAGGCGCACTACGTGCACCAGTATGGCATTCCGAAAACCTATACCAAGGCGATCGCCATCGGTGAGGCGGTGATCCGTGCCCGCAAACAGCAGGAAGACCCGATTGCCGCGGTCTGCGCACTGGAAGGCGGACGGCGCATCTTCAACGGCAAGATCACCGATCTGAAGCGCCATCTGCGCGGCGGTTTCGCGGTCGGCGATCTCACGCTGTCCGGTTTCGACGATTGCGCCGGCCAAACGGCGGGCGTCGCCATCCAGAACGAATTCCTGCTGTTTTCCCGTGACGGCAAGGTGGAGGTGACGGTTCCCGACCTGATCGTCCTGCTCGATGTGGACACGGGTTATCCGATCACCACTGAAGTCCTGCGTTATGGCCAGCGCGTGGCCGTCATCGCCATCCCCTGCCATGACCTGCTGCGCAGCGCCCGCGCTCTAGAGGTCGTCGGGCCGGCGGCCTTCGGTTACCCGGACATTCCTTTCTCACCGCTGCCCGTTCCGGTCAGCAAGGCCGCCTAA
- a CDS encoding hydantoinase/oxoprolinase N-terminal domain-containing protein: MYRVGIDVGGTNTDAVVLQEKTVLAGVKASTTEDVTSGVIEALEKVIEASGIDRARIGAVMIGTTHFTNAVIERRHMDEVAAIRLGLPSGAGLPPMVDWPDDLKEIVGNHGYQVRGGYEFDGREISPLDEDEIIRIAADIRAKGLKAAAVTCVFSGINDAMELRAKEILQERCPGLPVVMSKDIGRHGLLARESAAIMNASLLSLADRTVAAFGEALKAADITCPFYITQNDGTLMAADVVRGFPVLTFASGPTNSMRGAAFLTGLKDAVVVDVGGTTSDVGSLSHGFPRQASTTVDIGGVRTNFRMPDVFSIGLGGGSLVVNGDHGLTVGPKSVGYRVRREALCFGGSTLTATDIAVASGKADVGEKALVSSLDKKLVDAAVDKINDMLEACVERSRISSSPVPVIAVGGGSILMPDRIGDLEVIRPENFAVANAVGAAIAQISGETDRVFSLIEGRTRESALAEAEAEAREKAIAAGAVAETLEVIEREDMPLAYLPGNATRIHVKVVGEMGANHG, encoded by the coding sequence GTGTATCGCGTTGGAATTGACGTCGGCGGCACGAATACCGATGCCGTTGTGTTGCAGGAAAAGACCGTTCTGGCGGGGGTGAAGGCCTCCACGACAGAGGATGTGACGTCCGGTGTCATCGAAGCCCTTGAAAAGGTCATCGAGGCGTCGGGCATCGACCGGGCGCGCATTGGCGCCGTGATGATCGGCACCACGCATTTCACCAATGCGGTGATCGAGCGCCGGCATATGGATGAGGTGGCCGCCATCCGTCTCGGGCTGCCTTCCGGCGCCGGCCTGCCGCCCATGGTCGACTGGCCCGATGATCTGAAGGAAATCGTCGGCAACCACGGTTACCAGGTGCGCGGCGGTTACGAATTCGACGGCCGCGAAATTTCGCCGCTCGATGAGGACGAAATTATCCGCATCGCCGCCGATATCCGTGCCAAGGGCCTGAAGGCCGCCGCCGTCACCTGCGTTTTCAGCGGCATCAACGATGCGATGGAACTGCGGGCGAAGGAAATCCTGCAGGAGCGTTGCCCCGGCCTGCCGGTGGTGATGTCCAAGGATATTGGCCGTCACGGTCTGCTTGCGCGTGAAAGTGCTGCGATCATGAATGCCAGCCTTCTCTCGCTTGCCGACCGCACCGTCGCCGCTTTTGGCGAGGCGCTGAAGGCAGCGGACATAACCTGCCCGTTCTACATCACCCAGAACGACGGCACGCTGATGGCGGCGGATGTGGTGCGCGGTTTCCCCGTGCTCACCTTCGCTTCCGGCCCGACGAATTCCATGCGTGGTGCGGCTTTCCTCACCGGCCTCAAGGATGCCGTGGTCGTGGATGTGGGCGGCACCACCTCCGATGTCGGCTCGCTGTCGCACGGCTTTCCGCGCCAGGCGTCCACGACGGTGGATATTGGCGGCGTGCGCACCAATTTCCGCATGCCTGATGTTTTCTCCATCGGTCTTGGCGGCGGTTCGCTGGTGGTCAATGGCGATCATGGCCTGACCGTCGGTCCCAAATCCGTCGGTTACCGGGTTCGCCGCGAGGCGCTCTGCTTCGGCGGATCGACCCTGACGGCGACCGATATCGCGGTTGCATCCGGCAAGGCGGATGTGGGCGAAAAGGCACTGGTCTCCAGTCTCGACAAAAAGCTCGTGGATGCGGCGGTCGACAAGATCAACGACATGCTCGAGGCTTGCGTGGAGCGCAGCCGGATCTCGTCCTCACCGGTGCCGGTGATTGCTGTTGGCGGCGGTTCCATCCTGATGCCGGATCGTATTGGCGATCTGGAGGTCATTCGGCCTGAGAATTTCGCGGTGGCCAATGCTGTAGGTGCAGCGATCGCGCAGATCAGCGGTGAGACGGACCGGGTCTTCTCGCTGATCGAGGGCCGCACGCGTGAAAGTGCGCTTGCCGAGGCCGAGGCCGAGGCACGCGAAAAGGCGATTGCCGCCGGCGCGGTTGCCGAAACGCTTGAGGTCATCGAGCGCGAGGATATGCCGCTGGCTTACCTGCCCGGCAATGCCACCCGCATTCATGTGAAAGTTGTTGGAGAAATGGGAGCCAATCATGGCTGA